A single Lolium perenne isolate Kyuss_39 chromosome 6, Kyuss_2.0, whole genome shotgun sequence DNA region contains:
- the LOC127306446 gene encoding uncharacterized protein, with protein MKPGEVAVVVLHTLQRLFKLDNVTHMASVELWVLVTTVLLVVRFVIDFSGPWFGNPRRMFIVLTLEILNQNLVIYTIGLMQLSGTRVNDYFQVWAVLLVTLQYSVKIGRPYTRSKQVPLLDLMSSFWSANLLRVQTFYLLRIPLWLIWSLNAVRIIVLFVTSGKGETKNQESMRLVTDYMSYEDSLTPVDGHGQEKPFMTGYKYLVHGEHRVLQEVQEGPREGKRSVSSCFRKKRTKRSERSYKIQLDPDRGHRQQLVTVEKIWDDTRESGLLGGRADPANKRKDLCLSFALYKLLRREFYDLPIHEQSRRGGKDKIRRLVFDYIIADRERAFRVTGVELSFLQDLFYSKHATVFAGGLMVPLRSLLLSLSLAAATGYIAYPARYIPERMDPADRNMITHGVFITRLMVAIIVLKELLEIILYVLSQWAKVLMLCKYVQHECLRRPVVERAMSFMLFFGSKAKWNQTVSQQNLLVTFRVLRPGVLPPLTMKMVLCRGVVHGTTDLKDYTKDALLCWLNKLKKEGLELDNYFYTAFDSSKDKVEWQWQWQWLSNLKVDTHIILVWHIATCLCEINFFDKQVQKLKVVRRPRPFVGEPNGALEQEESEKLLSQQYATAVTLSNYCTYLVRRALVPDNVLVAEKVIDEVIQEIDYVTSRVSPRGYSPKEHELQDVYDCLMVTVEKPCEIPFQYHTGGGHDTEVGGDQDDDDNKIAYDQYHSGGGTDTEVGGNQDNDDDKIPYLYHSGGGPDKEVGGDQGDDDDDLNIRCSLTKMGATLGKQLTEVYAGDKEGKLWRDLANFWMGFLLHLAANTRAATHRKHLAGDSELITHLWALLSHAGFRGNAIDGEAGPDPEDNPDFNQEVANQQ; from the coding sequence atgaAGCCCGGTGAGGTTGCCGTAGTAGTCCTTCACACCTTGCAGAGGCTCTTTAAGCTGGACAATGTTACTCATATGGCCAGTGTGGAGCTGTGGGTGCTGGTGACGACGGTGCTGCTGGTGGTGAGGTTCGTCATCGATTTCTCTGGGCCGTGGTTTGGGAACCCGCGCAGGATGTTTATTGTCCTTACCCTGGAGATACTGAACCAGAACTTGGTGATCTACACCATAGGGCTGATGCAGCTATCGGGCACGAGGGTTAACGACTACTTCCAGGTATGGGCAGTGCTGCTGGTGACCCTGCAGTACAGCGTGAAGATCGGGCGCCCCTACACCCGGTCCAAGCAGGTGCCATTACTGGACCTCATGTCCTCCTTCTGGTCAGCCAATCTCCTCCGGGTGCAGACCTTCTACCTCCTCAGGATCCCTCTCTGGTTGATCTGGTCCCTGAACGCAGTTCGCATTATTGTGCTCTTCGTGACATCCGGTAAAGGCGAGACCAAGAACCAAGAGAGCATGAGGCTGGTGACTGACTACATGAGCTACGAGGACAGTCTCACTCCTGTTGATGGCCATGGCCAGGAGAAACCATTCATGACCGGGTACAAGTATCTGGTACATGGCGAGCACCGGGTGCTTCAGGAAGTGCAAGAGGGCCCGCGGGAGGGAAAGAGATCAGTTTCTTCTTGTTTCAGAAAAAAGAGAACAAAAAGAAGTGAGCGGAGCTACAAGATTCAGTTGGATCCAGATCGAGGCCACAGGCAACAGCTCGTCACCGTAGAGAAGATATGGGATGACACCCGGGAGAGCGGGTTGCTGGGAGGCAGAGCAGATCCTGCCAACAAGCGCAAGGACCTGTGCCTCTCGTTTGCACTGTACAAGCTGCTGCGCCGTGAATTCTATGACCTGCCAATCCATGAGCAGTCTAGGCGGGGCGGGAAAGATAAGATCCGCAGGCTTGTGTTCGACTACATCATCGCGGACCGCGAGAGGGCGTTCCGCGTCACAGGGGTGGAGCTGTCCTTCCTTCAAGATCTGTTCTACAGCAAGCACGCCACCGTGTTTGCTGGCGGACTCATGGTTCCTCTCCGGAGCCTGCTGCTGTCTCTGTCCCTCGCTGCGGCGACGGGATACATCGCCTACCCTGCCCGATACATACCGGAGAGGATGGATCCAGCAGACCGGAACATGATCACACACGGCGTGTTCATCACCCGCCTCATGGTGGCCATCATCGTCCTCAAGGAGCTCTTGGAGATTATTCTCTATGTGTTGTCACAGTGGGCCAAGGTTCTGATGCTGTGCAAGTATGTGCAGCATGAGTGCTTGCGGCGGCCAGTGGTGGAGAGGGCGATGAGCTTCATGCTCTTCTTTGGCAGCAAAGCCAAGTGGAACCAGACGGTCAGTCAGCAGAACCTTCTAGTTACATTCCGTGTTCTGAGGCCAGGTGTCCTACCTCCGCTTACAATGAAGATGGTACTCTGTCGCGGGGTTGTACATGGAACAACAGACCTCAAGGATTACACAAAGGATGCGCTATTATGTTGGCTGAACAAATTGAAGAAAGAAGGGCTAGAGCTGGATAACTATTTCTATACCGCTTTTGACTCATCAAAAGATAAGGTTGAGTGGCAGTGGCAGTGGCAGTGGCTAAGTAACCTTAAGGTAGACACCCACATCATACTGGTCTGGCACATCGCTACCTGCCTCTGTGAGATCAACTTCTTCGACAAGCAGGTCCAGAAGCTCAAGGTCGTGCGGAGGCCGCGCCCGTTCGTGGGGGAACCAAACGGGGCTCTTGAACAAGAAGAGTCTGAAAAATTGTTGTCTCAGCAGTACGCAACGGCAGTCACTTTATCCAACTATTGTACGTATCTGGTCAGGAGGGCATTGGTGCCGGATAATGTCCTTGTGGCCGAAAAGGTCATTGATGAGGTAATCCAAGAAATCGACTACGTTACTTCCAGAGTTAGTCCTAGAGGCTATAGTCCCAAGGAACATGAACTGCAAGATGTGTATGATTGCCTTATGGTGACAGTCGAGAAGCCCTGCGAGATCCCTTTTCAGTACCATACCGGCGGAGGGCATGACACGGAAGTAGGAGGCGATCAAGACGATGACGATAACAAGATCGCTTATGATCAGTACCATAGCGGCGGAGGGACTGATACGGAAGTAGGAGGCAATCAAGACAATGACGATGACAAGATCCCGTATCTGTACCATAGTGGCGGAGGGCCTGACAAGGAAGTAGGAGGCGATCAaggtgatgacgatgacgatctcAACATCAGGTGTTCATTAACAAAGATGGGtgcaacgcttgggaaacagctgaCTGAGGTGTATGCCGGCGACAAGGAGGGCAAATTATGGAGGGACCTGGCCAACTTCTGGATGGGGTTTCTCCTCCACTTGGCAGCCAACACAAGGGCAGCAACGCACAGGAAGCATCTCGCCGGCGACAGTGAGCTCATCACACATCTGTGGGCGCTTCTTTCGCATGCCGGCTTTCGTGGGAATGCAATCGACGGTGAGGCAGGGCCAGACCCGGAGGACAATCCGGATTTCAACCAGGAGGTCGCCAACCAACAATGA